TCTATTCACTTAGGCTATCAGTATGGCCTAATTAAGGTTTCTGCAGGGGAGAAGGTACAAGAAACTATTCTGGCTGCCAGCTCTTTCTCCTCTTTTATCAGTAATCCTATCCACTCTCATAGTTTACCTAACGAAAGCGGATAAACATGGCGTTAACATCGTGAAGCAATTCAAAGGAGGCCTAAATCCGAGCTCGGTTCATAGTTTACAGTTCAGCAGTCCACATGTTGGAGAAGCAGCAAAAGTGGGATTAATCTGTGCCATCATCGCGCTAACCGTGAGCCTCTATCCTCTTTTGTGTTCACTACCCACTGTATTTTTCGTGCGAAAAATGGAAATGTTTGTACTGAGAAACCAATGTGGATGTTCAGGAGGCGATTTCTGTAGGCCGGTCTTTTGCTTCAATCAAAGGCTACCACCTTGATGGGAACAAGGAAATGCTTTCGATTGGATTCATGAACATTTTTGGATCTTTAACATCCTGCTATGCAGCCACAGGTAAACTATGGGGATAGCTTATTCTATGGGGATAGCTTATTCCAAGTCTGACCATTTTGGAAACCATTGCAGGTTCATTTTCAAGAACAGCTGTGAATGTTAGTGCAGGGTGTGAAACAGTGGTATCAAACATAGTCATGGCTGTGACAGTGCTGATATCCCTGGAATTGCTAACCAAACTTCTGTACTATACTCCCATGGCTATCCTTGCCTCGATTATCTTATCCGCGCTTCCTGGATTGATTGATCTTCAAGGGGCTTACCATATTTGGAAGGTGGACAAGGCAGATTTCCTAGTCTGCATTGGCGCATTCCTTGGAGTCCTGTTTGGCTCTGTCGAAATAGGCCTTCTAGTCGCGGTAATTAATCCGCAATCTTCCCTTTCTTTCAACTTaatttgttaggatcaagcacaCTTTTACCGGTCCTTATACTGTGTACCATGGTCATGGTTGTTGaacggatagtgcagttgtgttaaaagggtACTGCAGCTGCGCAGAACAGatgccgtttcatccgtctgtaagtgtagttgtgttgaactgatactgcagttgtgttgaacggatactgcagttgtgttgaatggatgacTGACCTCTGTTCTGCgccactgcagtttcctttcaacactactgcagtatcagttcaacacaactgcagtatcagccatgaccatggtccacagtataatttgcgcatgtttaccactacgccaaaagtagTACCTAACTCTGATACCACTTATTAACTACGTCAAAAGCTATAACTCACAGCGAAtgcgtaactttatttctttatatactgTCACCATATTTTCGAGAGACAGAGTGCTAGACTTGACCCTTCACTGGtctccacccaacaatccccctagcCACCAATTGTTGTAACAGTTAATAATAGTCTAACAAAATTTTCAGTTTTCTGATCAATGTGGCATGGTTATGCAGGTTGCTACTTCATTTGCCAAAATAATACTGGATTCCATTAGGCCTAGTATAGATGGAATTGGAAAGCTTCCAGGGACAGACGTCTTCTGTGAAATAACTAAATACCCTGCTGCAACTACCATTCCTGGCATCTTGATCATCAGAATCAACAATGGTTCTCTTTGTTTTGCAAATTCTCAATTCATTAGAGAAAGGTAATCAAAATCTTGTGCTTATTAAAAATGGGCGTTTTTAAAATGATCCGCTAACTCTTGTAAGAGTGCACAACATTAAAAATTGTTAAGCTAGGGCTTCTTCAAGGAGTCAAACTCGACAAACATAATCTATATTGAATCTAGATTAGCGTCATGCTAAGCACACTGCATGTTAACATGAGTGTTTATAAAATGATCCATTGATGaacctaaaattaaaattaaagttcaaatgttaaattttgttttgtttttgtttttgttttttagtatGTAGTCACTTCCCCAGAGGAAGTTTACATTAATTTGTTACTAACAAATTTTTGCATCCATTTTTATAGAGAAGAAAGTAGTAAACTAGCCTACACGGGTTTAGCTCACTAGTTCAGTAGGTAGTATTTAGAGGAACAGACCAAGGTTCGAAAACTCGATAGTGACAATGTGGGGATTTTGTCTAAAGTGAGTGGGCAGATCCATTGTGCGCACTGGGTCTTGTCTGCTGAGTTATCATAATTTACAACCTTGCAAATGTTCTGACGATttagggttggggattcaaaCTTTTTAGGATATAAAGTAGTAAACTAGTAGTAATTGAGGAACATACATAATAGTCAAGTAATAGATTTATGGTATTCAATtttaatgtaaatattatttctCATATAAAAAATGGAAGTTCAAggtgaaaaacaaaaaaaaaaaaaaaaaaaaaNNNNNNNNNNNNNNNNNNNNNNNNNNNNNNNNNNNNNNNNNNNNNNNNNNNNNNNNNNNNNNNNNNNNNNNNNNNNNNNNNNNNNNNNNNNNNNNNNNNNNNNNNNNNNNNNNNNNNNNNNNNNNNNNNNNNNNNNNNNNNNNNNNNNNNNNNNNNNNNNNNNNNNNNNNNNNNNNNNNNNNNNNNNNNNNNNNNNNNNNNNNNNNNNNNNNNNNNNNNNNNNNNNNNNNNNNNNNNNNNNNNNNNNNNNNNNNNNNNNNNNNNNNNNNNNNNNNNNNNNNNNNNNNNNNNNNNNNNNNNNNNNNNNNNNNNNNNNNNNNNNNNNNNNNNNNNNNNNNNNNNNNNNNNNNNNNNNNNNNNNNNNNNNNNNNNNNNNNNNNNNNNNNNNNNNNNNNNNNNNNNNNNNNNNNNNNNNNNNNNNNNNNNNNNNNNNNNNNNNNNNNNNNNNNNNNNNNNNNNNNNNNNNNNNNNNNNNNNNNNNNNNNNNNNNNNNNNNNNNNNNNNNNNNNNNNNNNNNNNNNNNNNNNNNNNNNNNNNNNNNNNNNNNNNNNNNNNNNNNNNNNNNNNNNNNNNNNNNNNNNNNNNNNNNNNNNNNNNNNNNNNNNNNNNNNNNNNNNNNNNNNNNNNNNNNNNNNNNNNNNNNNNNNNNNNNNNNNNNNNNNNNNNNNNNNNNNNNNNNNNNNNNNNNNNNNNNNNNNNNNNNNNNNNNNNNNNNNNNNNNNNNNNNNNNNNNNNNNNNNNNNNNNNNNNNNNNNNNNNNNNNNNNNNNNNNNNNNNNNNNNNNNNNNNNNNNNNNNNNNNNNNNNNNNNNNNNNNNNNNNNNNNNNNNNNNNNNNNNNNNNNNNNNNNNNNNNNNNNNNNNNNNNNNNNNNNNNNNNNNNNNNNNNNNNNNNNNNNNNNNNNNNNNNNNNNNNNNNNNNNNNNNNNNNNNNNNNNNNNNNNNNNNNNNNNNNNNNNNNNNNNNNNNNNNNNNNNNNNNNNNNNNNNNNNNNNNNNNNNNNNNNNNNNNNNNNNNNNNNNNNNNNNNNNNNNNNNNNNNNNNNNNNNNNNNNNNNNNNNNNNNNNNNNNNNNNNNNNNNNNNNNNNNNNNNNNNNNNNNNNNNNNNNNNNNNNNNNNNNNNNNNNNNNNNNNNNNNNNNNNNNNNNNNNNNNNNNNNNNNNNNNNNNNNNNNNNNNNNNNNNNNNNNNNNNNNNNNNNNNNNNNNNNNNNNNNNNNNNNNNNNNNNNNNNNNNNNNNNNNNNNNNNNNNNNNNNNNNNNNNNNNNNNNNNNNNNNNNNNNNNNNNNNNNNNNNNNNNNNNNNNNNNNaaaaaaaaaaaaaaaaaaaaaaaaaaaacaataatagtaaaataaaataagttaaaattttgtTCCTTTGATGTAGGTTGTTGAAGTGGGTTGAAAAAGCTAATGCCTCAGAGAATGCCCAGACTGTAAGGGTATTGATCTTAGACATGTCTAGTAAGTTTGCTTTCACTAAttatatgaaatattattattattattattattattattattattattattattaaaaattccaAATGTTTAACGAtattatatgataataattGTAAACTTTATGTGTTCAGATGTAACCAATACAGATACATCCGGAATTGTTGTGTTAGAAGAATTGTATAAGAAATTGGCTTCACAAAACACACAAGTGAGTCGATCTCTCATATTGACATAAGATATTATTACATGTTAATGCAAATCAAATCACTTAGTGATActaattaacaatttttattattgcaGTTAGCTATTGCCGGGCCAAGGTGGAAGGtgattgaaaaattaaagaaagccAAAATTGTAGATAAACTTGGGCGAGGGTGTTTTTTTCTAACTATCGGCGACGCTGTCGCCGCTTGCCTGGATTTTAAAATGATTACTCATCACGTTTGATGAAAACAGTAATACtattcatttctttaaaaaCTTTTCTCATAATTTTCTTTCCTGATATGTCACTGTAATAATTATAAGCGGTATCATAAGGAAATTTAAGAGGAAAAATTTAAAGAgatcaaaaagaaaattactccgtatttttgaaatatgattATAACATTTTGTGTAATATTTTTCATCCTAAATTTGTAtgtaaaaagaaacaaaaaaaaaaaaaaaaaaacctttttggTCCGCCCTTACATAATTCTTGAGTTATACTTGAATTGGTGGTATAGAACTGTGGGGTCAACTTGACAATGATTGGCCATTTAGCATGACTTTTAGAATAATTGATTCACTCCAAGTTCCAACATCAAGTTGAATTACGACTATATTACAAATTGGGCCAAGCCATCATTTCTGGCCCACATATCAAGtcgacaatcattattgcatggaccataaataaaaagtacatttttaatatactaaaaataaattatttttgtacataaagtacattattttagggtacattatttttgtactgaaggtacattattttattgtactataaaataatgtacctttagtacaaaaataatgtactttcaatacaaaaataatgtaccttatgttCATGGTTCACACAcctatgtgaaccatggtccacacaataatttgcctcaagtcaattgttttttttttttttcacacgaCATGCATTTTCCTCTCTATTATTTCTTCATTAACTACATTCCTGCAACacacatttttataatttatgaaatacattattttagaacataaaatacattattataactcataaaatatattatcttaacTTAGAaggttcattattctaatacataaattaaagtacattattctaactcataatatcCATTATCTAAGCACATGATAGTCAATTCATCAATACCGAGAGCTTACTAGAGATACATTTTTAtcattcataaaatacattattataaacCATGGACAATTGCAATActtactaaaggtacattattcaAACCAATAATGGACAGCTCGTgaatactaaattaaaaaacttacccaacatacatttttataactcataaagtatattatcttACCCCAGAACTCCAGAAGGTTCactattctaacacataaacgGCTGAGCAAACGTCGTTATTGACTAACGGAAtatttttaacatcaaaatgacgtcgtttttaACCGTGGTTGTAACACCCCTAACTCACAGGCTGAGATAAAGGCAATAAACTTAAGAAAATGCTAGAGATATCTCAAcacttaaaaaaatgaaatgcgAAAGCGAAACTATATTATAGCGGGGTGTTACGCCATATCTAAGTTCAACCACAACCTAGATGCTAAGGCTAGTTCCGCATAGTCAAATAATCCTCAAACTGAAACATAATAAATCCATTATTACACCCAACCAAGTTCTAAGGCACGCAGGTCCAAATGTCTAAACATCAAACTACTAAGATAGAACATAAAAGATGAATAGAACGATAAACTAGCGCGCTCACGTACCGGTTCTACTCCATACTTGGAAAACATTTAATAAAACATTAACAAAAAAATGCTAAGTAATACTCCATTCACACTCGTAAGGATACATAGATGTATCATAGtgttgtaaataggttttactcacgcatatagaatatatggcAACGAAATCATCATTGTTTAAATATCATAAGACTCAACAATAAATAGGCTGAATGGATCATAAACCAAAGACATCTCAACAAGCTCAATATCAAGGAATGAATCCACAAGACcaaaattcaataacaagaCACTCAAATAAGGTACAACCTCAATTGAACAACAATTAAGGTAACCAACCAACCAATAGACTCAAATTACTCAACATAGAGTGACACAACCAAGAATACAAAATATGCTTAAGAATCATAACACTCAGAATGAACCTTAGGAATCAAATATAGAATGACAAAGTACTAGATATCAGAAATAGACATTGGAACAACAACGAACTATAACTGACGGTACAAGCTGGCGGACTACAATGCACCACCACACTGGACCGCTAGAAGCAACGGAGCAGCCTCACGAGCCACACCACTCCGCCACACCACACCACCTTTGCCCTTGCGGATCAGCTTCGAGGGACACATTATACTGCTAGTCCGCACCGCAAGAACAACAACAACGCACAGAATCTCAGACTCTGAACAGTATACACGATAGACACAGTAGCTCATTCCAATACCCATAATATGATCAGAATATACATCTCAGAGGTCAAATAACACATGGAATCCCTCAAAATAACAACAATCATACCAAGAATCAAGAATAACCAACATAATCCAAGAATACACAAGCTAAGCTCAAGAATCAAAGCAATACTCAAGCTATTTTAAGGAATAATTCTCAGGATTCCAaatacaccaaatacacatacataAGAGAGTGAAAATATATAGGTTTTGTGAGACATGGAGTGTTACCTTTCAAGCTAGCTATCCAACTAAAACCTCCAAGAACTCAACCTAGCAAGCCACCACCTCCTTGATCATCATGATCTTTCTTGAAGAACAATAAAAGAAGGATCTTtgcttgaatcttgaagatggAATAATGATCGATTTTTGAAGGAGAAATGGCGTGAGAGAGgagtagggaagagagagagagtgtgtgatcTCTAGATAaggctaagtcttgaatatatacttcaatacaaagtgaagaagaaagattaaaatatttgatttgacatttttcccctcaattttaacacctatttaacattgatttaacagaaggaccaaaattgatacaaaatcaatagttaagggaccaactttggtaaaattaaaagccgaggaccaaaattggtacaaaatcaatagttaaggaaccaactttggtaaaattaaaagtcgaggaccaaaattggtacaaaatcaatagttaagggaccaacttttgtaaaattaaaagtcgaggacaaaaattggtaaaactcaatagtcgaaggaccatttttggaattaactctattcttaataattaaatttttaccaaagatatattctataattaaattttttcccCAATTCGATATTCTATAAATTGGGGCTTGCCTACTTCATTTCAATCAAACAAGTGAGAGAATTACCTCCGCGCTTTCTTTTCAAATCACTGGGCATTCCAATGGCGGCGTCTTCTACACCTTCTTGGTATctgatatttttctctttacctGATTTTCATAGATTTAGTTATTTGAACAAAAgtcattttcccaaaattttataatttttctttggaGATTTATAGTGCTTAATTTTGTACTTTGTCTAGTTGTAcctttatacaaatataaagagaaattgTATGATTTCTCCAAGTGTGCTATGAAATGTCCGATTCGTATAGAATATATTTCTTTATGTTAaacgaaaaaaaattacttgttCGACCATCATTACTTGTTGCCAGGGGACATTTGGTGTCTAATAATAATGAAGATTGCGGAGACAACCATCAATTAACTCCGCCCTCATCTTTCCAAGTATGATGTTTTAAACTTTATTCacttttatattaattgttcACTTTTTCTATGTTTGAATTTATCATgctttatgtttatttaatacttttaaataaaaattaatgataaatttgtgTAGAGCGTTTGGCATTCACATTCCTTTGAGTCTCATCAATTTCAACAAGCTTTACCAATGACTGATCAGTTGAATTCTGTAAACTTATATTCAACATTTCAGTCGGAATCATCAAGgtatatatgttttgttttctctttacataaatattttgtatcCTTGATCTATTGATGATGAGGCTTGATTTCAATTGTAATATATGTTTATGCTAAGAATATTTATGTTATATCTAAgtaaaattaatttctataattttcttttgtgtAACTTGGGTTGTTAGGTGGTTAGGGTTTACAATAATTGATAAGATTGAtgttaaacaatttttttttgatctaAGGAGCTGAGGTTAATATGTGGTCATTCTTttatatgatatatttttttacacATCTAAGAAGGTTAATCTGTGATCATACTTTTATATGATATTTTATGCACATGTTGTTTAATCACAAAATCTTGCATATATCTTTTTGTGCTTGATGCTATCATGATTCAACATGGGATGTGCTATCactaaaaaatgactaaattggacATGAGTTGATCTAGCATGATATGGTTgcaaaatttatcaattgatagaTTTCACCCAATTAGATATAATTACTTGAATTTTGGTTTAAAACTAAATGGATAACCTTCATAATCATGTTATCATTAGAAAGAAATTGAGGGTTTGTGAATTGAAATACCATTTCTATCCACGTACTTTTCTATCTACtgatgtaataggttttgacagtaataaattagtaatttcttAGAGGCAATAATTTCTATCTATCCAAAAAATGGACTCAAAAAACAGAAGGACAATTTAAGGGCCTTGTAGAAATTAAACTTTTCCTTTATTACCCAAGAAATGGACAAAAACAATTTGACTTTTATTACATGTATTCTCTAATTCCCTTACTTTTACTCCCTGATATGGTAGGCAATGATAAGCTATTGTTATTATGTGAGTCCCAAAAGGAATGTCTACAGCAAAAATTTAAGTGTGTGAGTAAAATTTGGTAGTGAACATActaattttcaaacattttgttaGTAAACTTCTATTGATAGTGTTaatgaccttgtagtctagtggctcGAAGTGACTCCCCGGATAAGATGTCAAGCTTCTATTTCTCTTTTTATAGATTTAAAAggtaaaaaattttcaatttttgtctGCCATTTCCTGCCTTCAATTTCAAATTTCCATCCACTCATCAAGTAGCTAGGCATAAACATTACATTTTTCCAAcccaaaacattttccattcaaaaaaaaaatgtttccaTTCCACCAGTAAAATAGTCGATGAAAATCTCCATCTATTCATATATGCATTTGAGAAAGttcatatattcataatattgtATGTAAAATTAATAAGGTGATGACCCTCTCAAGAAATTATACTatagtttgaaaattttatattaacttaatacactataaataaaattcttaaaacTAAAATGTTATATGAGTTTTAAGATTACTAAAATATCAACGAGTAaaggtatgtatgtatgtatagaaatgaatattgtatatatcactattttaaaagaaattatatattttgaaacatTTGTCATTTGTTGTATGTCAGGGTTGTGGCTAACTCTGCATTTGGAATCCCTAATCCTTTGCAGTTGCCTATAACTTCCCAGGTTGATTACTtttcttaaataaatttatttattgatttatttcttttttaaaaatttctggtcttttaaattaaattttgtaaactcTATGTAGGGGCAGCTAATTAACACAACCACAATGCAGCCATATATGAATCCTTACTCTACAATGATTGGATCTAGCTATATTTCCCCTCCAAGGTACactatcttattattattattattattattattattattattattattattatgtacaaATTTTTAGTAAAATTGTAGGTAACATAAAATATTggattttgttttgaatttcaggCCTTCGTTGAGCTCTTTGAGTGAAGAATCAAATaacattaatttaaatatgacgcCTCCACTGAcggtatatatattatttcctgcttcatattattatttgttcttagttttataaaattatttttaacagtttttatttttatttttgaaattttaagcCTTCAACAATGCCACCAATGGATAGTCTGCCTGCTGGCTTGTTTCCTACTGTACGTATATGACTGTTAAATAACACTCATTTGACACTTACAATCAATATTTATGTAGCATATATTAAATAGATTTTCCAATTaggtgtgtttgaaaactcagaaaatgatttctgaaaatt
This portion of the Ipomoea triloba cultivar NCNSP0323 chromosome 5, ASM357664v1 genome encodes:
- the LOC116019021 gene encoding low affinity sulfate transporter 3-like, which translates into the protein MGSVPNNESFSVELRQLGAESDNNVSKVERANWLLDSPDPPSPWQQLCCSLRAKSPSASSKNRNSYGFAVSFLQGLFPILKWGRTYRAAMFKKDLMAGLTLASLCIPQSIGYANLARLDPQYGLYTSVVPPLIYAVMGSSRELAVGPVAVVSMLVSAMVSKIVDPAKDHIGYRNIVFTVTFFAGTFQAVFGLFRLGFLVDFLSHAAIVGFMAGAAIVIGLQQLKGLLGIEHFTTKTDVVSVLTSVFSSFHGPWHPFNFLLGCSFLIFILTTRFVGRRYKKLFWLPALSPLLSVILSTLIVYLTKADKHGVNIVKQFKGGLNPSSVHSLQFSSPHVGEAAKVGLICAIIALTEAISVGRSFASIKGYHLDGNKEMLSIGFMNIFGSLTSCYAATGSFSRTAVNVSAGCETVVSNIVMAVTVLISLELLTKLLYYTPMAILASIILSALPGLIDLQGAYHIWKVDKADFLVCIGAFLGVLFGSVEIGLLVAVATSFAKIILDSIRPSIDGIGKLPGTDVFCEITKYPAATTIPGILIIRINNGSLCFANSQFIRERLLKWVEKANASENAQTVRVLILDMSNVTNTDTSGIVVLEELYKKLASQNTQLAIAGPRWKVIEKLKKAKIVDKLGRGCFFLTIGDAVAACLDFKMITHHV